In Parerythrobacter aestuarii, the sequence CCCGGGCCATCGGGCATTTGCTCGACAATGCCATTGTCGCAACCGATCATGGTGGGAAAATCCTCGTCGATCTTTCCAAGAAACCCGAAGGAACGCGCATTGTTATTTCCGACAATGGCTGCGGCATGTCGCCAGATGAATTGCGCCGGGCGATGGAAGGCTTGAGGCTGAAGCCCGATGGGTCCGGAATGGAGCGGCGGCAAGGTCTCGGCATCCCCTTGGCCCGGCAGCTGGTCGAAGCTCACGGCGGCGAGCTCACCATCCAGTCGCGCAAGAAGCTCGGCACAAGCGCCATGATACTGTTGCCGTGATTATCGACCTTCCGGATTTGCCCGCGATGAAGAGCTACGGGGCCCGTATTGCTGCCAAGCTCCAGCCAGGTGACATCGTGGCGCTGTCCGGAGGTTTGGGTGCGGGCAAGACGACACTGGCACGCGCCATCCTTGCGGCCCTCGGCCACCGGGGCGAAGTGCCATCGCCGACGTTTACGATCATCGAAACTTACGAAACACTCGCTCCGCCGATCGTCCACGCGGACTTCTATCGGCTGGAGACGCCGGGAGAAGCGGATGAGATCGGATTGGACGATTACCGCCAAGGCGCTGTGCTGATCGCGGAATGGCCGGACAATGCTGGTGGTTTCACGAATGAGCCCGGTTGTCTTTCGCTGACGCTGGAATTTGCGGAACAGGGGCGCAGGGCGATTGCCCTGGGTGGAACGGATTGGCTAGGGCGCATGCCATGAACGATACGGCAAGTGTGCTGCCCGCAAGTGGTGCAGAGTTTCTCGCTTCAGCAGGTTGGGCCGGGTGCTTGGTCGACCCAATTCCCGGCGATGCCAGTTTCCGGCGCTATTTTCGTCTGCGTCGCGAAGGCGAGGGTGCCATGCTGATGCATGCACCTCCTCCACACGAAGATCCTAGGCCGTTCCTGGACGTTGCTCGGTGGCTGTCGGGCAAGGGGGCGAGGGCACCTGAGATTTATGCCGCAAACGCGAGCCAGGGGTGGGTGCTCACAGAGGATTTCGGTACGGACCGCATGCGGGACTGGCTTGATGCCAACCCGCAAGGTGAAGAAGGGGCCTATTCGGCGGCCATCGATGCACTTGTGCCCTTGCATCGCGTCGAAGCGGGGCCATTCGCACCATATGACTGG encodes:
- the tsaE gene encoding tRNA (adenosine(37)-N6)-threonylcarbamoyltransferase complex ATPase subunit type 1 TsaE, which encodes MIIDLPDLPAMKSYGARIAAKLQPGDIVALSGGLGAGKTTLARAILAALGHRGEVPSPTFTIIETYETLAPPIVHADFYRLETPGEADEIGLDDYRQGAVLIAEWPDNAGGFTNEPGCLSLTLEFAEQGRRAIALGGTDWLGRMP